The Deinococcus multiflagellatus nucleotide sequence ATGCTTCTACTCAGTCGTCTCGAGCGAGAATTCGGCATCAAGGTGTCGTTTAAGGCGTTCTATGAAGTCCCAACGGTCAGTGGCGTTCTTGAGCACGCCAAGCCAGTCGTCGACCACGCGGTTCCAACCCGCCGGGAAGCCAGCGAAGAAACCGCTCGTCCGTCGCGATGGCCCGCCACGCCTGAACAGGAGAGCCTATGGGTGCACAGTGCACATCAACCCTCTTCGACCTACAACGTGCGCCTTGATCTGAAAATCCAGGAAACGATCGACGCGAAGCGACTATCCGCAGCAATAGAACGGGTCATCTTCAATCGTACAGTCTTCAACACGCGCTTCACATGGCACGGCGACCGACTGTACCAGGAAGATCGGAACGACCAGAGCCTGGACCTTCAAATTTACGATGTATCGTCTTGGCCGTTCCCCGAGCAGACCCAGTTCATTGAAGAACGCCGTCATGCACTCTGGGGGTTCATCTTTGATCCGGCTACAGGTCCCCTTCACGCGATGGAGGTTGTCGTCACGCAGGAAGGTACCCATCTCATATGCTCTGTTCACCATATGGCCGTTGACGGCACGTCAGCGCGATCGTTCGTTAACGCCATAGAGTGGGAGTACCATCGTATGGCTGGAAGCGGTGCGGTACAGAACCCATCAGTTTCAACGTTCCGTGAGTATGGGGAATGGAGAGCCCACATGGCGCACCATGCGCCATATCCCACTTCGTACAAGGAATTCTGGCGCCAGCACCTACAGAGCACCGACCTCGCTCC carries:
- a CDS encoding condensation domain-containing protein, whose translation is MLLLSRLEREFGIKVSFKAFYEVPTVSGVLEHAKPVVDHAVPTRREASEETARPSRWPATPEQESLWVHSAHQPSSTYNVRLDLKIQETIDAKRLSAAIERVIFNRTVFNTRFTWHGDRLYQEDRNDQSLDLQIYDVSSWPFPEQTQFIEERRHALWGFIFDPATGPLHAMEVVVTQEGTHLICSVHHMAVDGTSARSFVNAIEWEYHRMAGSGAVQNPSVSTFREYGEWRAHMAHHAPYPTSYKEFWRQHLQSTDLAPRLTTAHIEDIPSATGGRHTVQTILTESLPKLRDSSRALGCTPFTVLFAAYAALIYKYSGVADFTVGVPTTVHRPPQFEAVIGNFINTLPVRVVVLDDDSFQALAVRLRGELGNVFDHSLPLQEIVAVVPSRPMDAHPLFQYTLNYFEAEDGRKASDIPNPRWDLDEDSDSEFDVALSITRKNDQLKLVVTSAANRLSEQATQRLIEDYQTLLSTMLDASDAIIASVPLISPAEEALV